The Sinorhizobium fredii genome contains the following window.
TTTCCACGTTGTGCGCCACGGGTTGATCGTCATCGTAACCCGGGCAGCCGACGCTGCCGGGATTGACGAGGAGGCGCCCGTCCGCCAGCCGCACGGCGCGCGGAATATGCGTGTGTCCGCAGAGGATCACCGGGTAGTCGACACCATCGGCCAAACGCTCGATCGCCTTTCGCGCAGCCATGTGGACGACGCCATCGGCTGTCAGCGCCTCCATCCAGTAGGTCTCGTCACTCGTGGGCGTGCCGTGGCAGAGGAAGAACGTATCGCGATGGACGAGCGTTTCCGGGAGCGCAGCCAGCCATTCCTTGTGGCGCGGTTCGAGTTCGTCACAGGCCGCGCGATCGGAAGGCCCCATTTTGGCCGGCTCCAGCGTCAGCAGGTAACGATCGTGATTGCCGCGGATCGCCGGCATTCCGCGGTCGATCAGGAGGTCCGCCGTGCGGGCGGCATTGAGCGGTCCGCTCAGGTGGTCACCCAAATTGACGATGTCGTCGATCCCCTGGGCGTCGATGTCCGCCAGCACCGCCTCAAGTGCCAGGTCGTTGCCGTGAATGTCGGAGATGACGGCGATCTTCATGGGTGCACCTCAGCCGGTCAGCGATTGTTTGCCGGTTTTTCCATCCACTTGATGATCAGCATCGCCGGAAGGATCCACAGGAGCCCGGTGAAGAAGAAATAGAGAAGATGCACCCACCAGGGCGACGCGCCGAGTAGCAGGGAGGCAAAGGTGACTGCCGCCAGCGCATAGACGATGACAAGAATGATGATGAGGACGGTGCCGATGAGTTTTCTGAGGCGTAGGGGCATTGGATGTCTTTCGGATGGCGGCAGCCGCGCCGGATCGGGAGAATTGCTTGCGGCTCCCTGCATCCCGCTTCAACCTGGAACTGGCCGCGACGGCATGCCGCAAAGGCTTCGGCCTTGTTTTGCACGCCGCTCTGGTGCAAATCAACGGCTTTCGAACGCTTGGCGGCAACCCGTCCCTACAAGGTTGTCGCCGACAAACGAGGAAGACGTCATGGCGCATGCCGAACTGGCAACGGAACAGACGCTGCGGCGCGAGATCGACAGAGCCGAGCGCAATCGCCGGCAGATCCGCGGTTGGCTCGCGGTCGTCCTGTTCGCCCTGTTCGCCCTGGTGATTGTCGGCGGTGCGACGCGCCTGACGGAGTCCGGCCTGTCGATCACTGAGTGGAAGCCGATCCATGGCGTCGTTCCGCCTCTGTCCGCGGAGGAATGGGAGGAGGAGTTCCGCCTTTACCAGCGCATTCCACAATATGAGCAGATGAACAAGGGAATGACCGTCGAGGAGTTCAAGACGATCTTCTGGTGGGAATGGGCGCACCGGCTGCTCGCGCGCGGGATCGGCGTGGTCTTCGCCCTGCCGCTTCTGTTCTTCTGGCTGACCCGGCGGATCGAGCCGCGATTGCGGCTGCCGCTCCTCGGCATTCTGGCGCTCGGGGGCTTTCAGGGCTTCATCGGCTGGTGGATGGTCTCCTCCGGTCTCGTCGAGCGCACGGAGGTCAGCCAGTACCGCCTTGCCACGCATCTGGTGATCGCCTGTCTGATCTTTGCTGCCTGCATGTGGATCTATCGCGGGCTTTCGCCGCATTCCGGCGATGCGGCGCCGACGCAAAGGTCGCGAATGATGGCCGCCATCATCGCAGTGATCAGCCTCTTCCAGATCTATCTGGGCGCGCTCGTCGCCGGTCTCGACGCCGGCCTGAGCTACAATACCTGGCCGCTGATGGATGGCGCCCTCGTACCGGGGGATCTCTTCGTGCAGCAGCCCGCCTGGATCAACCTTTTCGAGAATCCGAAGACCGTGCAGTTCCTGCACCGCGCCGGCGCCTACCTGCTGTTTGCGCTGGTGCTCGTGCACATGGTCGCCTCCCTTCGAGCCGCGCCGGGCACGACGCATGCACGCCGTTCAGTGCTTCTCCTTGCATTGATAGCCATCCAGGCCGCGATCGGTATCACGACGCTCGTTCTGCAGGTGCCGATCGGCTGGGGCGTGCTTCACCAGGCAGGCGCGCTTGTCGTGCTCGGCTTCGCGATCGCCCATTGGCGCGGCTTCGTCGGCGAATATCCGAGACCGACGGCGATCGAAATCCGCAACTGATCCGCGGCTCGAAAGGCGCAAAGAAAAACCCCGGCAGCGATGACTGCCGGGGTTTTGTTTCCTGAGCCTTTGTCAGGCAGACAGCATCAGGTCCATGTTCTGGACGGCCGCGCCCGAGGCGCCCTTGCCGAGATTGTCGAGCAGGGCGACGAGGTTCACATGGGCACCGCCGCTGGTTCCGAATACGAAGAGCTTCATCGTGTCCTTGCCGGCGAGCTCGGTGGCGTCGATCCTGGCAAGCTTTGCGCTGTCGGCAAGCGGAACCACTTCGACGATCGACTGGCCGGCATAGTGCGCGGCGAGCGCGGCATGGATGCTTTCGAGCGTCGTTCCGGCGGCGAGGTCGTCGAGATAAAGCGGCACCTGGACGATCATGCCCTGCGGGAACTTGCCGACCGAGGGTGAGAAGACCGGCGCGCGCTCGAGCAGACCGTGCATCTTCATTTCCGGCACATGCTTGTGCTTGAGCGGGAGGCCGTAGAGGAAGTGTGGGGCGCTGATGCGGTCGGCGTGGTTCTCGTCCTCGATCTGCGCGATCATCTGTTTGCCGCCGCCGGTATAGCCGGAGACGGCGTTGACGGTGACCGGGTAGCCGTCCGGCAGGACGCCCGCCTGGCGCAGCGGCCGGATCAGGCCGATGGCGCCGGTCGGATAGCAGCCGGGATTTGAGACGTGCCGCGCGTCGCGAATTTTGGCGGGCTGTGCCTTGTCCATCTCGGCAAAGCCATAGGCCCAGTCGGGCGCGACGCGGTGCGCTGTCGATGTGTCGATGATCCGCACCCGAT
Protein-coding sequences here:
- a CDS encoding metallophosphoesterase family protein, yielding MKIAVISDIHGNDLALEAVLADIDAQGIDDIVNLGDHLSGPLNAARTADLLIDRGMPAIRGNHDRYLLTLEPAKMGPSDRAACDELEPRHKEWLAALPETLVHRDTFFLCHGTPTSDETYWMEALTADGVVHMAARKAIERLADGVDYPVILCGHTHIPRAVRLADGRLLVNPGSVGCPGYDDDQPVAHNVETGAPDARYAIVECTSDGWTVSFRCLPYDHRAMSRLAAERGRADWAAALATGFLD
- a CDS encoding DUF2842 domain-containing protein encodes the protein MPLRLRKLIGTVLIIILVIVYALAAVTFASLLLGASPWWVHLLYFFFTGLLWILPAMLIIKWMEKPANNR
- a CDS encoding COX15/CtaA family protein, producing MAHAELATEQTLRREIDRAERNRRQIRGWLAVVLFALFALVIVGGATRLTESGLSITEWKPIHGVVPPLSAEEWEEEFRLYQRIPQYEQMNKGMTVEEFKTIFWWEWAHRLLARGIGVVFALPLLFFWLTRRIEPRLRLPLLGILALGGFQGFIGWWMVSSGLVERTEVSQYRLATHLVIACLIFAACMWIYRGLSPHSGDAAPTQRSRMMAAIIAVISLFQIYLGALVAGLDAGLSYNTWPLMDGALVPGDLFVQQPAWINLFENPKTVQFLHRAGAYLLFALVLVHMVASLRAAPGTTHARRSVLLLALIAIQAAIGITTLVLQVPIGWGVLHQAGALVVLGFAIAHWRGFVGEYPRPTAIEIRN
- the argC gene encoding N-acetyl-gamma-glutamyl-phosphate reductase encodes the protein MKPKIFIDGEHGTTGLQIRTRMAGRSDLELLSIPEAERRNAAMREDLLNSADIAILCLPDDASREAVAMVAGNNRVRIIDTSTAHRVAPDWAYGFAEMDKAQPAKIRDARHVSNPGCYPTGAIGLIRPLRQAGVLPDGYPVTVNAVSGYTGGGKQMIAQIEDENHADRISAPHFLYGLPLKHKHVPEMKMHGLLERAPVFSPSVGKFPQGMIVQVPLYLDDLAAGTTLESIHAALAAHYAGQSIVEVVPLADSAKLARIDATELAGKDTMKLFVFGTSGGAHVNLVALLDNLGKGASGAAVQNMDLMLSA